In Francisella orientalis FNO12, the sequence GATGCTTCTAATTGATTAACATTTGTAAAACTCTGAGAGATTTTATCTAATATAATTTCACCATAGCCTTTTGATAGGCTTGTAACTAAGGTTTTCGCATCATTAAGCCAGTATCTTTCTACTTTTGATAAATTTTGTTTGTTAATAATATTCATATATCAGAAATTACCTTAAACTTAAAGTTTCTTATTTTAATATCGATTTGTATAATTATACACTTAATAACTTAAGAATTTAATTAAAAGGATTCCAAAATGCGTCCAAGTGGAAGAAATAACGATCAATTACGTAGTTTAAAAGTTACACATAATTTTACAAAACATGCTGAAGGTTCAGTTTTAATAGAGTTTGGTGATACTAAAGTTTTATGCACAGCCTCTGTGGTTGCTGGTGTACCAAGATTCAAAAAAGATTCTGGTGAGGGGTGGTTAACTGCTGAATATGGTATGTTACCGCGTTCAACTCATACTCGTATGGATAGAGAAGCTGCTAGAGGTAAGCAATCTGGTAGAACACAAGAAATCCAAAGACTAATTGGTAGAGCTTTACGTGCAAGTGTTAACTTAACGAAAATAGGTGAGAATACTATCAAAGTTGATTGTGATGTAATCCAAGCAGATGGTGGCACACGTACAGCGTCTATCACCGGAGCATCATTAGCTATTAGGGATGCTATAGATTATATGAAGCAAAATGGCATGCTTGATGAACAAACTAATCCATTAATATCTCAAGTTGCTGCAATATCTGTTGGTATTTATAACAATGAGCCTATACTTGATCTAGATTATGATGAAGACTCGAATGCTGAAACAGATATGAATGTGGTTATGAACTCAAATGGCGGTATGATTGAGATTCAAGGTACAGCAGAAGGCAAAGACTTCTCAGAAGGAGAGTTTGCTAAAATGCTAGGTCTTGCTAAAAAAGGTATTAAAGA encodes:
- the rph gene encoding ribonuclease PH, whose protein sequence is MRPSGRNNDQLRSLKVTHNFTKHAEGSVLIEFGDTKVLCTASVVAGVPRFKKDSGEGWLTAEYGMLPRSTHTRMDREAARGKQSGRTQEIQRLIGRALRASVNLTKIGENTIKVDCDVIQADGGTRTASITGASLAIRDAIDYMKQNGMLDEQTNPLISQVAAISVGIYNNEPILDLDYDEDSNAETDMNVVMNSNGGMIEIQGTAEGKDFSEGEFAKMLGLAKKGIKEIFKSIF